In Acidobacteriota bacterium, one DNA window encodes the following:
- a CDS encoding 6-carboxytetrahydropterin synthase — translation MGFFRIAKTFEVEYGHRLSKHPEKCRFPHGHSLRIEVVARGRELDDHDMVCDYKALKMVVIDIVKRLDHAMALNSADPQLEGLTAIGDRVLIFDDCDPTTEVLARWIYQQMAERIAADGTVESPSGTSYEIPTGLELERVRVWETSTSWGEYVGLE, via the coding sequence ATGGGTTTCTTCAGGATCGCCAAGACATTCGAGGTGGAATACGGGCACCGGCTGAGCAAGCACCCGGAGAAGTGCCGTTTTCCGCACGGACACAGCCTCCGAATCGAGGTTGTCGCGCGTGGTCGCGAGCTCGATGACCACGATATGGTGTGTGATTACAAGGCGCTCAAGATGGTGGTGATCGACATCGTCAAGCGACTCGACCACGCAATGGCGCTCAACTCGGCGGACCCTCAACTCGAAGGACTGACGGCGATCGGTGATCGCGTGCTGATCTTCGATGATTGCGATCCGACGACCGAGGTGCTGGCGCGGTGGATCTACCAACAGATGGCGGAGCGGATCGCGGCCGATGGTACGGTCGAGTCTCCGAGCGGGACGAGCTACGAGATCCCGACCGGCCTCGAGCTGGAGCGGGTTCGAGTCTGGGAAACATCCACCTCCTGGGGTGAATACGTTGGCCTCGAATAA
- a CDS encoding 7-carboxy-7-deazaguanine synthase QueE, which yields MFISETFTSIQGEGLLAGVPSHFIRTSGCNLRCRWCDTPYASWEPEGERRAVGELVEGAVASGVGHVVVTGGEPLIQREIGALTRGLLEVGLHITVETAGTVNPVFYCDLLSLSPKTANSDPTDANNDRHGRLRKNREPMTELLERFPEHQLKFVVENAGDMPEILDLLGALGKIDPGRVLLMAQGRNAEEVAERAPSVAALCLEHGFRYTPRLHLDLFGGGRGV from the coding sequence ATGTTCATCTCCGAGACCTTCACCAGCATCCAAGGGGAAGGGCTGCTGGCCGGTGTGCCGTCGCACTTCATCCGCACGTCAGGGTGCAATTTGCGGTGCCGATGGTGCGACACGCCGTACGCCTCCTGGGAGCCGGAGGGGGAGCGGCGGGCAGTCGGGGAGTTGGTCGAAGGAGCGGTGGCGTCGGGCGTCGGTCACGTCGTGGTCACCGGCGGAGAGCCCCTGATCCAAAGGGAGATCGGAGCCCTCACGAGAGGCCTGCTTGAGGTTGGCCTTCATATCACTGTCGAAACGGCCGGCACGGTCAATCCCGTCTTTTATTGCGACCTTCTGTCCCTTTCGCCGAAGACTGCCAACTCCGACCCGACGGACGCCAACAACGATCGTCACGGCCGCCTGCGGAAGAATCGCGAGCCCATGACGGAGCTCCTCGAGCGTTTCCCCGAACACCAGCTCAAGTTCGTCGTCGAGAACGCCGGCGATATGCCGGAGATCCTCGACCTGCTCGGCGCCCTGGGGAAAATCGACCCGGGACGAGTCCTCCTCATGGCCCAGGGCAGGAACGCTGAGGAGGTGGCTGAACGGGCACCGTCAGTGGCGGCCTTGTGTCTGGAGCACGGCTTTCGTTACACTCCGCGCCTACATCTGGACCTCTTCGGAGGGGGCCGGGGAGTTTGA
- the uvrC gene encoding excinuclease ABC subunit UvrC, translated as MSDPHPLLERAKEAPERPGVYRFQDRLGNDLYVGKARNLRRRVLSYFGRHDLPERTLNMLERARRLEFTVTASEAEAFILENTLIKRLSPRFNVHLRDDKTYPYLKLTTGEAWPRIELTRKVRDDGHSYFGPFMGQRMARKLMDLARTHFQVRTCQIEIDGRLPRPCLYYHMRACLGPCVDGLTTPEAYAEVVEELRLFLAGRRWSLLPRLEKSMWAASEREDFELAGRYRDLLAVVERLGEKQDVERPGRGDADVVAVWTDGEHATVCLLPYRSGRLVDKREFHFEGVGDVAARELLVSFLAQYYEANPSIPRRVELAQELDEDDREMLRAFLRLTGDHAVDISTPRRGERARRVQLALDNARAAFDLRFRAPRSQAQHLARRIGEALGLTGPVSSIECFDISHSSGKETTASCVVWQNGRLNKRQYRSFNIREIEGIDDFSAIAEAVGRRYRRLRDEERQMPDLVLIDGGVGQLNAAMAALDSLGVDLPVVALAKREELVWLPAASEPLRLDASDPAHLVLREVRDEAHRFAVSRHRSRRSKRTLSSQLLAVPGIGPGRTRALLNRFGSVRGVQQATVEELQRALGPRLGRHLWHHLHAGESTADDP; from the coding sequence ATGAGCGACCCGCATCCCCTCCTCGAACGTGCGAAGGAGGCCCCGGAGCGGCCGGGGGTCTACCGATTCCAGGATCGGCTGGGGAATGACCTTTACGTCGGTAAGGCGCGAAACCTGCGGCGAAGAGTCCTTTCGTATTTCGGGAGGCACGATCTGCCAGAACGAACGCTCAATATGCTCGAGCGGGCCCGCCGTCTCGAATTCACCGTGACTGCCAGCGAGGCCGAGGCCTTCATCCTCGAAAACACCCTGATCAAACGTCTCAGCCCGCGTTTCAACGTCCATCTGAGGGACGACAAGACCTATCCCTACCTCAAGCTGACGACCGGCGAGGCGTGGCCGAGAATCGAGTTGACTCGAAAGGTCCGCGACGACGGCCACAGCTACTTCGGGCCCTTCATGGGCCAGCGTATGGCGCGCAAGCTGATGGATCTCGCGCGCACCCATTTCCAGGTAAGGACCTGCCAGATCGAAATCGACGGTCGCCTGCCGAGGCCCTGCCTCTACTACCACATGCGAGCCTGTCTGGGACCGTGCGTGGACGGCCTGACGACGCCCGAGGCCTACGCCGAGGTGGTCGAGGAGTTGCGGCTCTTCCTCGCGGGCCGCCGCTGGAGCCTCCTGCCGCGGCTCGAAAAGAGCATGTGGGCGGCGTCGGAGCGGGAGGATTTCGAGCTCGCAGGCCGCTATCGCGACCTGCTCGCGGTCGTCGAACGTCTTGGCGAGAAACAGGATGTCGAACGGCCCGGCCGCGGTGATGCAGACGTCGTGGCGGTCTGGACTGACGGCGAGCACGCCACCGTCTGTCTTTTGCCCTATCGTTCGGGCCGCCTGGTGGACAAGCGCGAGTTCCATTTCGAAGGGGTTGGCGACGTCGCGGCGCGCGAGCTCCTGGTGAGCTTCCTGGCCCAATACTACGAAGCGAACCCGTCGATTCCCCGGCGGGTGGAGCTCGCACAGGAGCTCGACGAAGATGACCGTGAAATGCTGCGGGCGTTTCTGCGCCTCACCGGCGATCACGCGGTGGATATTTCGACACCTCGGCGGGGTGAGCGGGCGCGTCGCGTCCAGCTCGCCCTCGACAATGCCCGCGCGGCATTCGATCTTCGCTTCCGGGCGCCTCGTTCGCAGGCTCAACACCTCGCCCGCCGGATCGGCGAAGCGCTCGGACTGACGGGCCCGGTCAGCTCGATCGAGTGTTTCGACATCTCCCACTCGAGCGGCAAGGAGACGACGGCTTCGTGTGTCGTCTGGCAGAACGGGCGCCTCAACAAACGCCAGTATCGGAGCTTCAACATTCGGGAGATCGAGGGTATCGACGACTTCTCGGCGATCGCCGAAGCGGTCGGACGGCGCTACCGCCGCCTGCGTGACGAAGAACGACAGATGCCGGATCTGGTGTTGATTGACGGCGGCGTCGGGCAGCTGAACGCGGCGATGGCGGCCCTCGACTCACTGGGCGTCGACCTGCCGGTCGTCGCCCTTGCCAAGCGCGAAGAACTGGTCTGGCTGCCGGCGGCGTCGGAACCGTTGCGTCTCGATGCATCAGACCCGGCCCACCTCGTCCTGCGCGAGGTCCGCGACGAGGCCCATCGGTTTGCGGTCAGCCGCCACCGGTCTCGGCGTTCGAAGAGGACCCTTTCCTCGCAGCTTCTGGCGGTTCCAGGGATCGGGCCGGGTCGGACGCGTGCATTGCTCAATCGCTTCGGATCGGTTCGCGGCGTCCAGCAGGCAACCGTCGAAGAGCTGCAGAGAGCGTTGGGCCCGCGGCTCGGGCGCCATCTCTGGCATCACCTTCATGCCGGGGAGTCGACTGCTGACGATCCCTAA
- the rnc gene encoding ribonuclease III, whose amino-acid sequence MTANSDEALQQLETLLGYRFENKDLLRRALRHGSALTAQERGSYQRLEFLGDAVIGHAAAKILFEEFPRDDQGQLTRKRAHLVRSERLAERAALLGLDGWVVLGPSEELGRGRERSALLEDLFEAVVGAIALDGGWEAALKFVEHQFADDLDNLDDRTLALADPKSSLQEVAQARGLPLPEYRKVGVSGPDHRRLWVYDVLWDGEPVARGEGVSKRDAQHQAARRALVRLGLVPED is encoded by the coding sequence ATGACGGCCAACAGTGACGAAGCCCTTCAACAGCTCGAAACCCTCCTCGGCTATCGATTCGAGAATAAGGACCTGCTGCGGCGTGCCCTCCGCCACGGTTCGGCATTGACGGCGCAGGAGAGGGGTTCCTATCAGCGGCTCGAGTTTCTCGGCGATGCGGTGATCGGCCACGCGGCGGCCAAGATACTGTTCGAAGAATTCCCGCGAGATGATCAGGGTCAGTTGACCCGCAAGCGGGCTCACCTGGTGCGTTCGGAGCGATTGGCCGAAAGGGCGGCGCTGCTCGGCCTCGACGGTTGGGTCGTTCTCGGCCCGAGCGAGGAGCTGGGGCGGGGAAGGGAGCGATCGGCCCTGCTGGAGGACCTCTTCGAAGCGGTGGTTGGCGCGATCGCGCTCGATGGCGGATGGGAAGCCGCACTCAAATTCGTCGAGCATCAGTTCGCCGATGATCTGGACAACCTGGACGACCGTACTCTCGCATTGGCGGACCCGAAATCGTCGTTGCAGGAAGTCGCCCAGGCGCGCGGCTTGCCGTTGCCGGAGTACCGTAAGGTCGGTGTGTCGGGTCCCGACCACCGTCGCCTTTGGGTCTACGACGTGCTCTGGGATGGTGAACCGGTGGCCCGTGGCGAAGGTGTCAGCAAGCGTGACGCTCAGCACCAGGCGGCACGGCGCGCGCTCGTCCGCCTCGGCCTGGTTCCCGAGGACTGA
- a CDS encoding Mut7-C RNAse domain-containing protein — MTFDDSHRERDHRFLCDAMLGTLARWLRFFGYDTGFLEPGPEDRVLAEMARSEGRWLLTRDRELASAGPRTMLIRSEGLEDQLVEVFERLGLRPEANLDHARCGECNGDLVDVRREDVADVAPPHVLATSPRFRRCNGCGRVYWPGSHGERILERMTEIINKSGR; from the coding sequence ATGACGTTCGACGACAGCCACCGCGAACGGGATCATCGCTTCCTGTGCGACGCGATGCTGGGCACTCTGGCCCGCTGGCTCCGTTTCTTCGGCTACGACACCGGGTTTTTGGAGCCGGGACCTGAGGACCGTGTGTTGGCGGAGATGGCCCGCTCCGAGGGCAGGTGGCTGCTGACCAGGGATCGTGAGCTGGCGTCCGCCGGTCCGCGGACAATGCTCATTCGCAGTGAGGGGCTGGAGGATCAGCTGGTCGAGGTGTTCGAACGCCTCGGGCTCCGTCCCGAGGCGAACCTCGACCACGCGCGTTGCGGGGAGTGCAATGGCGATCTGGTCGACGTGAGACGCGAGGACGTGGCCGATGTGGCGCCACCGCACGTGTTGGCGACCTCGCCCAGATTCCGCCGCTGCAACGGCTGCGGACGCGTCTATTGGCCAGGTTCACACGGCGAACGCATTCTCGAGCGCATGACTGAGATCATCAATAAGTCAGGACGATAG